A window of Patagioenas fasciata isolate bPatFas1 chromosome 5, bPatFas1.hap1, whole genome shotgun sequence contains these coding sequences:
- the DLGAP5 gene encoding disks large-associated protein 5 yields the protein MAVASQFTSRYKKDLSTETLRAKVARRKSTLQKENRHKLFEKGRQFGLADVNVQLPDERGNSQPNEKSEKCSQENSSVKQKQPTNAATKRIADRREMLQRYKEEKELRKLIEQREKAKKGVFKVGLYRPTAPGFLSHVTVDPAIAKPREKVAPASSGRITRSKARNQEEKTVIPTASKLSTVSANGHGVRPTQAGRKQTSTDKVVEKEKVLQPASQSTSNVRITRAGASAARQMMKTAATAGNQSQRKTANVGKQKKAVKPDVTEVIPSKGEVNKNTQLDPAVKDSAADSKSSASVELQQEQTSVENNNNSAPGRPRTRSFAPQNFVFQPLSGLATYKVTPMTPSRANAFLTPNASWDFSKSPINITKKSSETVAQEPNLKSQVSPAAESIQEEQTTTSLKGDTANESDEKTFIGRLNETSPVSADTTTPETKSDDIKEQEHDVPYFRNILRSETERLMSQCLQWDGKLELDIPEDAKDLIRTTTGQTRLLIAERFKQFEGLVDNCEFKRGEKETTCTDLDGFWDMVNFQVEDVNKKFDNLKKLQDNEWQPLDVPSKAIVKKKTVPNGVAKPKLGAAGRTAARNRLAAIKAAMRDKMKHDGAAECTHQETLPDIEKVVFEGGFFRIESPVKTFAGLLSKTPRRSSQRTLEKPATPRSSSRASLRNVPSAPHEPEGTTANQTTPLLRGFHPAQHLQMHQFPTGKTLPLEKLPGGFHEQSVSAVAEEHCPVAGTAEGIKVLENCSSELKVPDGTEKMELAAAEEQGQDIIMCSPEKETCTENNFTQSGEPTIHPTEVSCGDLAPIGSNPFDMPMLDAELPFTPISSKAQKFPAAETFTDLIVFSPLPPSGGK from the exons ATGGCTGTAGCCTCCCAGTTTACCAGTCGATACAAGAAGGATTTGAGTACGGAAACCCTCAGAGCAAAAGTTGCGCGCAGGAAATCGACCCTTCAAAAGGAGAACAGACACAAGTTGTTTGAAAAGGGCAGACAGTTTGGATTGGCAGATGTCAATGTTCAGCTCCCAGATGAGAGGGGAAATTCTCAGCCAAATGAGAAGAGTGAAAAGTGCTCTCAAGAGAACAGCAGTGTAAAACAGA AACAACCTACAAATGCAGCTACCAAGAGGATTGCTGACCGCAGGGAAATGCTCCAGCGCTATAAGGAAGAAAAGGAACTTCGAAAACTGATAgagcaaagagagaaagcaaaaaaggGTGTGTTTAAAGTTGGGTTATATAGACCAACTGCACCTGGATTTCTTTCACATGTCACTGTAGATCCTGCGATAGCGAAGCCAAGAGAGAAG GTGGCTCCTGCTTCCTCCGGGAGGATTACTCGATCAAAGGCCAGGAACCAAGAAGAAAAAACTGTGATACCAACTGCATCTAAACTCTCTAcg GTCTCTGCCAATGGACATGGTGTGCGCCCTACACAAGCAGGACGTAAACAGACGAGTACAGACAAAGTGGTGGAAAAAGAGAAAG TGTTACAGCCTGCCAGCCAGTCAACCTCCAACGTCCGGATCACCAGAGCAGGCGCCTCTGCAGCCAGGCAGATGATGAAAACAGCTGCTACTGCTG GTAACCAGTCACAGAGAAAGACGGCAAATGtgggaaagcagaagaaagcagTCAAACCTGACGTCACGGAG GTAATTCCTTCCAAAGGTGAAGTGAATAAAAACACTCAACTGGATCCAGCGGTGAAAGATTCTGCAGCTGATTCTAAAAGTTCAGCATCAGTCGAACTTCaacaggaacaaacctcagtggaaaacaacaacaattcTGCTCCAGGGAGACCCAGAACACGCTCTTTTGCACCTCAAAACTTTGTGTTTCAACCATTAAGTGGATTAGCGACTTACAAAGTTACCCCCATGACTCCTTCGAGAGCAAATGCATTTTTGACACCTAATGCCTCCTGGGATTTTTCAAAATCTCCAAT tAATATAACTAAAAAATCCAGTGAGACCGTGGCACAAGAGCCTAATTTAAAAAGTCAAGTTTCACCTGCTGCTGAAAGCATTCAAGAAGAGCAAACCACTACAAGTTTGAAAGGAGACACAG cAAATGAATCAGATGAGAAAACTTTCATTGGGAGATTGAATGAAACAAGCCCTGTCTCTGCAGATACAACAACGCCCGAAACAAAGTCGGATGATATAAAAGAGCAAGAGCATGATGTGCCGTATTTCAG aaacattCTTCGGTCTGAGACAGAGAGGCTGATGTCTCAgtgcctccagtgggatggaaaaCTTGAGTTGGACATTCCAGAGGATG CTAAAGATCTTATTCGCACCACAACTGGTCAGACCAGACTGCTCATAGCAGAAAGGTTTAAACAGTTTGAAGGGCTGGTGGATAACTGTGAATTTAAACGAGGTGAAAAAGAAACAACGTGTACAGACTTAGATGGATTTTGGGACATGGTTAACTTTCAG GTAGAAGATGTGAATAAAAAATTTGATAATCTGAAGAAGCTTCAAGACAATGAGTGGCAACCACTTGATGTTCCAAGCAAAGCAATTGTCAAG AAAAAGACTGTTCCAAATGGAGTGGCCAAACCAAAGCTGGGAGCGGCTGGAAGAACTGCTGCCCGAAACCGGCTCGCTGCTATAAAAGCAGCAATGAGGGATAAAATGAagcatgatggagctgctgaatGTACACATCAGGAGACGCTACCAGACATAGAAAAAGTGGTTTTCGAAGGGGGATTTTTCAGAATTGAAAGCCCTGTGAAAACATTTGCAG GCTTGCTTTCAAAGACCCCTCGCAGATCTTCCCAGCGGACTTTGGAAAAACCGGCAACTCCAAGATCATCCAGCAGAGCTTCGCTTCGCAACGTTCCTTCTGCTCCTCATGAGCCTGAGGGCACAACCGCAAACCAGACAACACCGCTGCTGcgaggcttccacccagcgcaaCATTTGCAAATGCACCAGTTTCCTACTGGAAAAACTCTCCCATTGGAAAAACTCCCCGGTGGTTTTCATGAACAAAG CGTTTCTGCAGTTGCAGAAGAACACTGTCCTGTTGCTGGCACAGCAGAGGGAATTAAG GTGCTGGAAAATTGTAGCAGTGAATTAAAAGTACCAGATGGCACAGAAAAGATGGAACTAGCTGCTGCAGAAGAACAGGGACAAGATATCATCATGTGCAGCCCGGAGAAGGAAACCTGCACAGAGAACAACTTCACTCAGTCTGGAGAACCAACAATACATCCAACAG